The following coding sequences lie in one Apium graveolens cultivar Ventura chromosome 3, ASM990537v1, whole genome shotgun sequence genomic window:
- the LOC141713016 gene encoding uncharacterized protein LOC141713016: MSAICILSPLIRSTKQCSSSCCISRVSNPSCPLILSHTLLSSRRRRRRTTRSLVVSKCSDGGKEAPTDEWMTLLPEKNKPIYAHSLPCLEAWLQSLGFYQSKDDRAVWFVDKSDWHAHLSLDVTDLHIRYLRTGPGNLDKDVERRFSYALSREDIENAILGGP; encoded by the exons ATGTCTGCAATTTGTATATTATCGCCATTGATTAGAAGTACAAAACAGTGTTCATCTTCTTGTTGTATCTCTAGAGTTTCTAATCCCAGTTGTCCTTTAATATTAAGCCACACGTTATTATCttcaagaagaagaagaagaagaacgaCAAGAAGTCTGGTAGTGAGCAAGTGTTCAGACGGGGGTAAGGAGGCGCCGACAGATGAATGGATGACTTTGCTTCCGGAAAAGAACAAACCCATTTACGCTCATAGCTTACCTTGCCTTGAGGCATGGCTTCAAAGCTTGGGTTTTTATCAGAGCAAAGATGATAGAGCTGTTTGGTTTGTTGATAAATCTGATTGGCATGCTCATCTTTCCCTTGATGTCACTGACCTCCACATTAG GTACCTGAGGACTGGACCTGGAAATCTTGACAAGGATGTTGAAAGGCGATTTAGTTATGCACTAAGCAGAGAAGACATTGAAAATGCCATACTAGGGGGACCATGA